Part of the Acidimicrobiales bacterium genome, GTCGAGTGTCTCGCACGGTGCGAGGCGGCGATTCGAGCCGGAGGAGCGGTTCCGGCGCTGACCGCGGTGATCGATGGCGCCGGCGTCGTGGGAGTCGCCGACGAAGAGGTCGAACGGGTCCTCGCCGGCGCGACCAAGGTCGCGGCCCGGGACCTCCCGCACGCCGTCGCAGCCGGCCTCGACATCGGGGTCACGACCGTCTCCGCGACCGTGACGCTCGCCGCCGCTGCGGGCGTGCAGGTCTTCGCAACGGGAGGGATCGGAGGGGTGCACCGGGGCGCGGGGCTCACCGGCGACATCAGCCACGACCTCGTCGCCCTTTCGCGTCACCCGGTCGTCACCGTGTCGGCGGGGGCCAAGGCGTTCCTCGACCTGCCGGCGACGCTCGAGTATCTCGAGACGCTCGGAGTCCCGGTCGTCGGCTGGAGGACGGACCGCTTCCCGGCGTTCTACACCCGCGACAGCGGGGTTGCGGTTCCCGCATCCGTCGATTCCGGCGCCGAGGTGGCGGCCATGCTCGCCGGCGCCGTCGCACTCGGGCATCCGGGCGGCGTCTTGGTCGCGAACCCGATCCCGGAGTCTGCCGAACTCGATCCCGCCCGCATCGCCGCCGCACTCGATGCGGCGCTCGCCGAGGTCGATGTCCGCGGCCTGCGGGGGCCGGCCG contains:
- a CDS encoding pseudouridine-5'-phosphate glycosidase, translating into MTLPFRISEEVQSARADGVAIVALESTIFSGLGLPSPANVECLARCEAAIRAGGAVPALTAVIDGAGVVGVADEEVERVLAGATKVAARDLPHAVAAGLDIGVTTVSATVTLAAAAGVQVFATGGIGGVHRGAGLTGDISHDLVALSRHPVVTVSAGAKAFLDLPATLEYLETLGVPVVGWRTDRFPAFYTRDSGVAVPASVDSGAEVAAMLAGAVALGHPGGVLVANPIPESAELDPARIAAALDAALAEVDVRGLRGPAVTPLVLAAIADATGGDSVPANLALAENNAIVATEIAAAIAAA